The Symphalangus syndactylus isolate Jambi chromosome 23, NHGRI_mSymSyn1-v2.1_pri, whole genome shotgun sequence genome has a window encoding:
- the LY6G6D gene encoding lymphocyte antigen 6 complex locus protein G6d isoform X1: MKPQFVGIFLSSLLGAALGNRMRCYNCGGSSSSSCKEAVTTCGEGRPQPGLEQIKLPGNPPVTLIRQHPACIAAHHCNQLETESVGDVTYPAHRDCYLGDLCNSAVASHVAPACILAAAATALTCLLPGLWSG; this comes from the exons ATGAAACCCCAGTTTGTTGGGATCTTTCTCAGCTCCCTGCTAGGAGCTGCCTTGG GAAACCGAATGCGGTGCTACAACTGTGGTGGAAGCTCCAGCAGTTCTTGCAAAGAGGCCGTGACCACCTGTGGCGAGGGCAGACCCCAGCCAGGCCTGGAACAGATCAAGCTACCTGGAAACC cCCCAGTGACCTTGATTCGCCAACATCCAGCCTGCATCGCAGCCCATCATTGCAATCAACTGGAGACAGAGTCAGTGGGAGACGTGACTTATCCAGCCCACAGGGACTGCTACCTGGGAGACCTGTGCAACAGCGCCGTGGCAAGCCATGTGGCCCCTGCATGCATTTTGGCTGCAGCAGCCACCGCCCTGACCTGTCTATTGCCAGGACTGTGGAGCGGGTAG
- the LY6G6D gene encoding lymphocyte antigen 6 complex locus protein G6d isoform X2 produces the protein MDGGNRMRCYNCGGSSSSSCKEAVTTCGEGRPQPGLEQIKLPGNPPVTLIRQHPACIAAHHCNQLETESVGDVTYPAHRDCYLGDLCNSAVASHVAPACILAAAATALTCLLPGLWSG, from the exons GAAACCGAATGCGGTGCTACAACTGTGGTGGAAGCTCCAGCAGTTCTTGCAAAGAGGCCGTGACCACCTGTGGCGAGGGCAGACCCCAGCCAGGCCTGGAACAGATCAAGCTACCTGGAAACC cCCCAGTGACCTTGATTCGCCAACATCCAGCCTGCATCGCAGCCCATCATTGCAATCAACTGGAGACAGAGTCAGTGGGAGACGTGACTTATCCAGCCCACAGGGACTGCTACCTGGGAGACCTGTGCAACAGCGCCGTGGCAAGCCATGTGGCCCCTGCATGCATTTTGGCTGCAGCAGCCACCGCCCTGACCTGTCTATTGCCAGGACTGTGGAGCGGGTAG
- the LY6G6D gene encoding lymphocyte antigen 6 complex locus protein G6d isoform X3, producing MRCYNCGGSSSSSCKEAVTTCGEGRPQPGLEQIKLPGNPPVTLIRQHPACIAAHHCNQLETESVGDVTYPAHRDCYLGDLCNSAVASHVAPACILAAAATALTCLLPGLWSG from the exons ATGCGGTGCTACAACTGTGGTGGAAGCTCCAGCAGTTCTTGCAAAGAGGCCGTGACCACCTGTGGCGAGGGCAGACCCCAGCCAGGCCTGGAACAGATCAAGCTACCTGGAAACC cCCCAGTGACCTTGATTCGCCAACATCCAGCCTGCATCGCAGCCCATCATTGCAATCAACTGGAGACAGAGTCAGTGGGAGACGTGACTTATCCAGCCCACAGGGACTGCTACCTGGGAGACCTGTGCAACAGCGCCGTGGCAAGCCATGTGGCCCCTGCATGCATTTTGGCTGCAGCAGCCACCGCCCTGACCTGTCTATTGCCAGGACTGTGGAGCGGGTAG